A part of Arachis hypogaea cultivar Tifrunner chromosome 12, arahy.Tifrunner.gnm2.J5K5, whole genome shotgun sequence genomic DNA contains:
- the LOC112727122 gene encoding uncharacterized protein: MMPCYAPSFCPYLVTPPSTSVHGGSHHRRPTKRNVTILYPKMSLNNNNNNTSNPNPSSLLTSLTKLLWGQSLPPGLLVSTARATWNATWRLMMSQLAPSDPSGGYARPASKFRLPQKNISSPTSLHLYVALPCPWAHRTLIVRALKGLEDAVPVSVASPGQDGSWEFKQANGPGLSPGLDKANRCRTLREVYGMRKGGYDGRATVPMLWDKDSKEVLCNESYDIIEFFNSGLNGLAHNPGLDLSPSELKGKIEEWYSVIYPNVNNGVYRCGFAQTQEAYDRAVNELFGTLDKLEDHLTTSRYLCGEKLTLVDICLFTTLIRFDVAYNVLFKCTKKKLCEYPNLHAYMRDIYQMPKVAETCNFSEIMDGYYKILFPLNPGSIRPIMPSTSEHEILCRPHGRESLSAALPVFVK, translated from the exons ATGATGCCGTGTTATGCCCCTTCTTTCTGTCCCTACCTGGTAACTCCACCGTCCACCTCCGTCCACGGCGGTTCCCATCACCGGAGACCGACCAAACGCAACGTCACCATCCTCTACCCAAAAATGTCcctaaacaacaacaacaataacacatCAAACCCTAACCCCTCTTCCTTGCTGACGTCGCTTACCAAACTTCTCTGGGGACAATCACTTCCGCCGGGCCTCCTAGTTTCCACCGCGCGTGCCACGTGGAATGCCACGTGGCGCCTCATGATGTCACAGCTCGCTCCCTCCGACCCTTCAGGCGGTTACGCCAGGCCGGCCTCCAAGTTCCGCTTACCACAGAAGAACATCTCAAGCCCAACGAGCCTGCACCTTTACGTGGCCCTTCCATGCCCGTGGGCCCACCGGACACTTATAGTCCGGGCCCTCAAGGGCCTTGAGGACGCCGTCCCGGTTTCTGTAGCATCCCCAGGCCAGGACGGGTCGTGGGAGTTCAAACAGGCCAATGGTCCGGGCTTAAGCCCGGGATTGGACAAGGCAAACAGGTGTAGAACGTTGAGGGAAGTTTATGGGATGAGAAAAGGTGGGTATGATGGGAGGGCCACGGTGCCTATGCTGTGGGACAAGGATTCGAAGGAGGTTTTGTGCAATGAGAGTTATGACATAATTGAATTTTTCAATTCCGGGTTGAACGGGTTGGCCCACAACCCGGGTTTGGATCTATCGCCTTCTGAGTTGAAGGGGAAGATTGAGGAATGGTATAGCGTGATATACCCAAATGTGAACAATGGTGTTTACAG ATGTGGATTTGCACAGACACAAGAAGCTTATGACAGAGCAGTGAATGAGTTGTTTGGAACATTAGACAAGTTGGAGGATCACTTGACCACTTCCCGCTACTTATGTGGAGAAAAATTGACCCTTGTAGATATATGTCTGTTTACCACTCTAATTCGGTTTGATGTTGCATACAATGTTCTTTTTAAGTGTACCAAGAAGAAGTTATGTGAGTATCCAAATCTACATGCCTACATGCGTGACATTTATCAG ATGCCTAAAGTTGCAGAAACCTGCAATTTTTCTGAAATCATGGATGGTTATTACAAAATACTTTTCCCTCTAAATCCAGGGAGCATAAGACCAATCATGCCTTCAACTTCTGAGCATGAAATCCTTTGCAGACCTCATGGTAGGGAGTCTCTATCAGCAGCTTTACCCGTCTTTGTTAAATAG
- the LOC112727123 gene encoding probable inactive histone-lysine N-methyltransferase SUVR2 has protein sequence MAPPNANVKAAYRAMAGLGISESQVKPVLKKLLKLYDKNWALIEEENYRALADAIFEPDDENQVPDQKRVPEQKKKKKKVNEEEMENEEEAEMNLESARPLKRVRLRGQESQSLHPTASCSPTLATSPSKQSDTSGGNLRTEVHPAPTQDVIVGKGKQPVSPDLNPRRRRLISESERASQSVPSKDPTAKPELSSVGGSSMNKNAAGKQNGHVNMASSQCTAGDSNERATSSIEIASSTKGEVKISLSCSSAVGGPDFHMPSQDQILKMMEDKCLHSYKITDPNFSVPKLLKDICDCVLEFKIYSDGSQEGALIRSRDDMLKESETHGTLSVTRNKDLDVLSLPPSGTIHVESSATLPSPRNPFSLANHTGQVDAVLVSRDAIHHLSENDDGMELEDPTSSNSRSLVVVPQHELTADDIRSIHDVNDLTKAEESVQISWVNEVTKDFLPPFHYIPQNLVFQNASVNILLSRIGDEDCCSSCVGNCVSSPTPCACANKNGGEFAYNARGLLKEGFLEGCIAISRNPKRYYVFCKDCPIERSKNDDCLEPCKGHLKRKFIKECWSKCGCGKQCGNRIVQRGITCNLQVFFTPEGKGWGLRTLEELPKGAFVCEFVGEILTIKELHERNMKHAVTGEYTYPVLLDADWGSRFVKDEEALSLDAASFGNAARFINHRCYDSNLVEIPVEIEVPGHYYYHFALFTCRKVAAKEELTWDYGIDFDDHDNPIKPFQCKCGSKFCRNMKRSNRSVRSSPSNARCSL, from the exons ATGGCACCACCGAATGCAAATGTGAAAGCGGCCTATCGTGCTATGGCAGGTCTTGGGATTTCTGAATCACAAGTGAAACCAGTACTAAAGAAGCTCCTTAAATTGTATGATAAAAATTGGGCACTTATTGAAGAAGAGAATTATAGAGCTCTGGCAGATGCCATATTTGAGCCTGATGACGAAAATCAG GTCCCAGACCAGAAAAGGGTTccagaacagaaaaagaaaaagaagaaagttaAC gaagaagagatggagaaCGAAGAAGAAGCTGAGATGAATTTGGAGTCAGCCCGCCCTTTGAAGAGAGTGCGTCTAAGAGGCCAAGAGAGTCAGTCTTTGCATCCTACAGCTAGCTGTTCCCCCACACTTGCCACCTCCCCATCAAAACAATCTGACACATCTGGTGGAAATTTGAGAACTGAAGTGCACCCAGCTCCAACGCAAGATGTTATTGTTGGCAAGGGAAAACAACCCGTGTCACCCGATCTTAATCCCAGAAGAAGGAGATTGATATCTGAATCCGAAAGAGCATCCCAATCAGTCCCTTCTAAAGATCCAACAGCCAAACCAG AGCTATCAAGTGTTGGGGGCTCATCAATGAACAAAAATGCAGCTGGAAAGCAAAATGGTCATGTCAATATGGCATCATCACAATGCACAGCTGGAGACTCAAATGAAAGAGCTACATCTAGTATAGAGATAGCCTCGTCTACTAAGGGAGAGGTAAAAATTTCTCTGAGCTGCAGCTCAGCTGTTGGGGGACCAGATTTTCATATGCCTAGTCAAGATCAAATTCTAAAAATGATGGAGGATAAATGTCTGCATTCATATAAAATCACTGACCCGAATTTTTCTGTTCCGAAACTGTTGAAAGATATATGTGACTGTGTCCTGGAATTCAAAATCTATTCAGATGGTTCCCAGGAAGGAGCTCTCATAAGATCAAGGGACGATATGTTAAAGGAATCTGAGACACATGGCACACTGAGTGTCACAAGAAATAAGGATTTGGATGTGCTTTCTCTTCCACCAAGTGGAACAATTCATGTTGAGTCTTCTGCCACCTTGCCATCTCCCCGAAATCCCTTTTCTCTTGCCAACCACACTGGTCAGGTTGATGCTGTACTGGTTTCCAGGGATGCTATACATCATTTGTCAGAAAATGATGATGGAATGGAGTTGGAGGATCCTACTTCCTCAAATTCACGCAGTTTAGTGGTTGTTCCACAGCATGAACTTACAGCTGATGATATACGGTCGATTCACGATGTTAATGACCTCACAAAAGCAGAGGAAAGTGTTCAAATTTCATGGGTCAATGAAGTTACTAAGGATTTCCTGCCTCCTTTTCACTACATACCCCAAAACCTTGTGTTCCAAAATGCTTCTGTGAACATTTTGCTATCTCGTATTGGGGATGAGGACTGTTGCTCATCTTGTGTGGGAAATTGTGTCTCATCACCTACACCCTGTGCTTGTGCAAACAAAAATGGAGGGGAATTTGCATATAATGCACGAGGCCTATTGAAGGAAGGCTTTTTGGAAGGGTGCATTGCCATCAGCCGTAACCCTAAACGATATTACGTCTTTTGCAAAGACTGCCCAATTGAAAGATCTAAGAATGATGATTGTTTAGAACCATGTAAAGGACACTTGAAGAGGAAATTTATTAAAGAATGTTGGAGCAAATGTGGCTGTGGGAAACAGTGTGGCAATCGGATTGTTCAGCGTGGAATAACTTGCAATCTGCAG GTATTTTTCACTCCGGAAGGAAAAGGATGGGGTCTTCGTACTTTAGAAGAGCTGCCAAAAGGTGCATTTGTGTGCGAATTTGTTGGAGAGATATTAACTATTAAAGAGTTGCATGAGAGGAACATGAAACATGCTGTAACTGGGGAATATACATACCCGGTTCTACTGGATGCAGATTGGGGTTCAAGATTTGTGAAGGATGAAGAAGCTCTAAGCTTGGATGCTGCTTCCTTTGGTAATGCTGCTAGGTTTATCAATCACAG GTGTTATGATTCTAACTTGGTTGAGATCCCTGTTGAAATTGAAGTCCCAGGGCATTACTACTATCAT TTTGCCTTGTTCACTTGCAGAAAAGTAGCAGCAAAGGAAGAGCTCACTTGG GACTATGGCATTGACTTTGATGACCATGATAATCCTATCAAGCCGTTCCAGTGCAAATGTGGAAGTAAATTCTGTAGGAATATGAAGCGTTCAAATA GGTCTGTGAGGTCTTCACCATCAAATGCAAGATGTTCTCTTTGA
- the LOC112729829 gene encoding uncharacterized protein, protein MRYDGTQDLQEHLTAFETRMNFEGVGDAVKCRAFPVTLAGPVIRWFNTLPQGFITTFSNITRSFLAQFTTRIAKAKHVINLLRVTQSAREPTRKFLDRFNDECLEIDGLTDLVTSLCLTNGLLNEDFRKHLTTKPVWTMQDIQNIAIEYINDEEVTQVVEANKRQPANPTPPPIVEVYQQIADKGILSKPRQLKDRTGGNKSLYCDHHKGFGHKTQDYFDLKDALKQAICRGKMTEISQFIRDPRRRERKRSKEDRGQAVMPRQGPSEDADNSLTVVNVMVERNVPDQGLLPKRTPESWPYPRGAIGPRPGNLQEYRLGQKTNDFMTYRKIPLW, encoded by the exons atgagaTATGATGGAACCCAAGACCTTCAGGAACACCTGACGGCCTTTGAGACCAGGATGAACTTCGAGGGTGTTGGCGACGCGGTGAAATGTCGTGCTTTCCCTGTGACTTTGGCAGGACCGGTAATCCGGTGGTTCAATACGCTCCCGCAAGGGTTCATTACGACCTTCTCAAACATAACGCGCAGCTTTTTAGCACAGTTCACCACACGCATTGCCAAAGCCAAACACGTTATTAACCTTTTAAGGGTCACCCAAAGTGCTAGGGAGCCGACTAGGAAGTTCCTCGACAGATTCAACGACGAGTGCCTAGAAATTGATGGCTTGACCGACTTAGTGACCAGCCTATGCCTGACGAACGGTTTGTTAAATGAAGATTTTAGAAAGCACCTCACTACCAAGCCCGTGTGGACAATGCAAGATATCCAGAACATAGCGATAGAGTACATTAACGATGAGGAGGTTACCCAGGTGGTAGAGGCTAATAAGCGACAGCCGGCCAACCCTACCCCTC CCCCAATCGTGGAAGTCTACCAGCAGATCGCTGATAAGGGGATCTTGTCAAAGCCCCGACAACTGAAAGACAGGACAGGTGGGAACAAGAGCTTGTACTGTGACCACCATAAAGGTTTTGGCCACAAAACCCAGGATTATTTTGATCTAAAGGATGCCTTGAAACAAGCCATCTGCAGGGGCAAGATGACCGAGATTTCCCAGTTCATAAGGGATCCCAGGCGAAGGGAGCGCAAACGTTCCAAGGAAGATCGTGGCCAGGCCGTGATGCCGAGACAAGGACCTAGTGAAGACGCAGACAACTCCCTTACTGTGGTTAACGTCATGGTCGAGAGAAACGTCCCAGATCAAGGTCTGCTACCAAAAAGGACGCCAGAGTCTTGGCCGTATCCTCGGGGAGCTATAGGCCCTCGTCCAGGGAACCTCCAAGAATATCGTTTGGGCCAGAAGACCAATGATTTCATGACATACCGAAAAATCCCCCTATGGTGA